One genomic region from Xenopus laevis strain J_2021 chromosome 2L, Xenopus_laevis_v10.1, whole genome shotgun sequence encodes:
- the cryba1.2.L gene encoding beta-crystallin B1 — MSHGAAQGSMGSHSSMGVQNYMLICYEYENFQGRRVEFNSDCCNLCDRGFDQVKSIRVECGPWVAYEQKDFSGEMFIMEKGEYPRWDSWSNCFRADRIMSLRPVRMDSQDYKISLFECANFEGRKMEVCDEDIPSMWSYGFQDRVGSVQVLGGTWVGYQYPGYRGYQYLMECGPYKHWNNWGASQPQIQSIRRVKDMQWCKRGTFAVVN; from the exons ATGTCTCACGGTGCAGCTCAGGGCAGCATGGGCAGCCACTCCTCTATGGGTGTGCAGAACTACATG CTGATCTGCTACGAGTATGAAAACTTCCAAGGGCGTAGAGTGGAGTTCAACTCCGACTGCTGTAACCTGTGTGATCGCGGTTTTGACCAAGTGAAGTCCATCCGAGTTGAATGTGGGCC aTGGGTGGCATATGAGCAGAAGGACTTCTCTGGGGAAATGTTCATTATGGAGAAAGGAGAGTACCCCCGATGGGATTCATGGTCTAACTGTTTCCGGGCCGACAGGATCATGTCCCTGAGGCCAGTCCGTATG GATTCACAGGACTACAAAATCTCCCTTTTTGAATGTGCCAACTTTGAGGGTAGGAAGATGGAGGTCTGCGATGAAGACATCCCAAGCATGTGGTCTTATGGATTCCAGGACAGGGTTGGCAGTGTCCAAGTCCTTGGAGGAAC ATGGGTTGGATACCAATATCCTGGCTACAGAGGATATCAATATCTGATGGAATGTGGACCCTACAAGCACTGGAACAACTGGGGAGCCAGTCAGCCCCAGATCCAGTCCATCCGCAGGGTGAAGGACATGCAGTGGTGCAAGAGAGGGACCTTTGCAGTTGTGAATTAA